The Caulifigura coniformis genome includes a region encoding these proteins:
- the dapB gene encoding 4-hydroxy-tetrahydrodipicolinate reductase: MSQVEPLIRLTVHGAAGRMGQRIVALAAKDPQLSIISAIDSPSSPVAGRDAGELAGIGKLGVPITSAISSSTDVIIDFSTPEATVKLMAICAERRIPVVVATTGLNEEQKQEIAAASQFAPIVFAPSMSLAVNVAMKLVREAAKALKDIPDGVDVEIIERHHRFKEDAPSGTALKFGQIVAAEMGQTGHTHGREGQTGKRPQTEIGYHAVRTGDNVGEHQILFGLMGETLEVYVRGHTRDSYAYGALAAAKFLAGRPAGLYTMADVLGL, from the coding sequence ATGAGCCAGGTTGAACCACTGATCCGATTGACTGTCCACGGCGCAGCCGGGCGAATGGGCCAGCGCATCGTCGCTCTCGCGGCCAAGGATCCCCAGCTTTCGATCATTTCGGCGATCGATTCGCCGTCGTCTCCTGTGGCCGGACGGGACGCGGGCGAACTCGCGGGAATCGGCAAACTGGGCGTTCCCATCACTTCGGCCATTTCGTCCTCCACCGATGTGATCATCGACTTCTCGACGCCGGAAGCGACCGTCAAGCTGATGGCCATCTGCGCGGAGCGACGAATCCCGGTCGTCGTCGCGACGACGGGCCTCAACGAGGAGCAGAAGCAGGAAATCGCCGCGGCGTCGCAGTTCGCGCCGATCGTGTTCGCCCCGAGCATGAGCCTGGCGGTGAACGTTGCGATGAAGCTGGTCCGTGAGGCGGCGAAGGCGTTGAAAGACATTCCGGACGGCGTGGACGTCGAGATCATCGAACGTCACCACCGGTTCAAGGAGGACGCCCCGAGCGGAACGGCGCTGAAGTTCGGGCAGATTGTCGCGGCCGAGATGGGACAGACGGGACACACGCACGGGCGCGAAGGGCAGACCGGCAAGCGTCCGCAGACGGAGATCGGCTACCACGCCGTGCGAACAGGGGACAACGTCGGCGAGCACCAGATCCTCTTCGGCCTGATGGGCGAGACGCTGGAGGTTTATGTTCGCGGTCATACCCGCGACAGCTACGCCTATGGAGCGCTGGCCGCCGCGAAGTTCCTGGCGGGGCGTCCCGCGGGGCTGTACACGATGGCCGACGTGCTCGGCCTGTGA
- a CDS encoding DUF58 domain-containing protein produces MAGPDPRRYLPADVTARISRLEVEARTVVEGFLSGMHRSPYFGQSIEFAQHREYAPGDDTRRVDWKVWSRTDRYFVKQYEEETNLTTSILLDGSESMLFGSGGVTKFEYGSRITAALSYLLLRQHDAVGLTTFDESIHHVVPPSSRGSQLFSILSALEAGKPSRKTDLFGLLRRIADERSQRGIIVLISDLFGDRDSLFRGLRLLRQRGHDVMVFHVLDDQELDFQYAGTTKFEGLEEAGEIVCDPRSLRDGYLAAMDEFLTDVRRRCAQIVIDYQTIRTSEHLDAVLRAFLHRRTAMLRGRR; encoded by the coding sequence ATGGCCGGTCCCGATCCACGACGCTATCTCCCTGCGGATGTCACCGCGCGGATCTCGCGACTCGAAGTCGAAGCGAGAACCGTCGTCGAAGGCTTCCTGTCGGGCATGCACCGCAGCCCCTATTTCGGCCAGTCGATCGAGTTCGCGCAGCACCGCGAATATGCCCCGGGCGACGACACCCGCCGTGTCGACTGGAAAGTCTGGTCGCGAACCGACCGCTACTTCGTCAAGCAGTACGAAGAAGAGACGAACCTGACGACTTCGATCCTGCTGGACGGCAGCGAATCGATGCTCTTCGGCTCGGGGGGAGTGACCAAGTTTGAGTACGGCTCGCGCATTACCGCCGCGCTCTCCTATCTGCTTCTCCGGCAGCACGATGCCGTCGGGCTGACGACGTTCGATGAATCGATCCACCACGTCGTTCCCCCCAGTTCGAGGGGAAGCCAGTTGTTCTCGATTCTCTCGGCCCTCGAGGCCGGCAAGCCGTCTAGGAAGACCGACCTGTTCGGCCTGCTGAGAAGAATTGCCGACGAACGGTCTCAGCGCGGAATCATCGTCCTCATCTCCGACCTGTTCGGGGACCGCGACTCCCTGTTTCGCGGCCTCCGGCTCCTGCGGCAGCGTGGCCACGACGTGATGGTCTTTCACGTCCTCGACGACCAGGAGCTCGATTTTCAGTACGCCGGAACGACGAAATTCGAAGGGCTGGAAGAGGCGGGAGAAATCGTCTGCGATCCAAGATCCCTGCGGGATGGCTACCTGGCCGCCATGGACGAGTTTCTGACAGACGTCCGCCGGCGCTGCGCCCAGATTGTCATCGACTACCAGACGATCCGCACCAGCGAGCACCTCGATGCAGTGCTGCGAGCGTTTCTGCACCGCCGGACAGCGATGCTGCGAGGACGACGTTAA
- a CDS encoding tetratricopeptide repeat protein → MVRAPLILRLTCLSALVVPCTGCTNSGVKLPGQNLVTSWMRPRMKIESAPPMQVPDKLVDERDLSIKYAQWMVETGRLKEASDKYQAVLRKNAKDVDAIIGLAQIDELTGRQSEAEAGYLKAVQISPDAAVPQCALGQHFASQKRWPEAIDCYNRAVLADPIDRKARFELAKALVHHGDVEGALPHFIRTVGDAEAHFNTAVILKEDGRLKEAEDQLRIAVAKKPELTQARLLLAEISRPAHRGMVHDSEFQRASHSESIESPLPGPVVNPAPVPVTVHSTHSAHSSAGTYMVAGFNE, encoded by the coding sequence GCTGCACGAACAGCGGGGTCAAACTGCCCGGGCAGAACCTCGTGACGTCCTGGATGCGGCCGCGGATGAAGATCGAGTCCGCGCCGCCCATGCAGGTTCCGGACAAGCTCGTCGATGAGCGCGATCTGTCGATCAAATACGCGCAGTGGATGGTCGAGACGGGGCGTCTGAAGGAAGCCAGCGACAAATACCAGGCTGTCCTGCGAAAGAATGCCAAGGACGTGGACGCCATCATCGGGCTGGCGCAGATCGACGAATTGACCGGCCGCCAGAGCGAAGCGGAGGCGGGCTACCTGAAGGCGGTGCAGATCTCTCCGGACGCCGCGGTTCCGCAGTGTGCACTGGGTCAGCATTTCGCATCTCAGAAGCGCTGGCCGGAGGCGATCGACTGCTACAACCGTGCGGTGCTCGCCGATCCGATCGACCGCAAGGCCCGTTTCGAACTGGCCAAGGCCCTGGTCCATCACGGCGACGTCGAAGGGGCGTTGCCGCACTTCATCCGCACGGTCGGCGACGCGGAGGCTCACTTCAATACGGCCGTGATCCTCAAGGAAGATGGCCGGCTGAAAGAAGCCGAAGACCAATTGCGGATTGCTGTCGCCAAGAAGCCGGAGCTGACTCAGGCGCGGCTGCTGCTTGCGGAGATTTCGCGTCCTGCCCATCGCGGCATGGTGCATGACAGCGAGTTCCAGCGTGCGTCGCACTCGGAGAGCATTGAATCACCGCTGCCGGGTCCTGTCGTGAATCCGGCTCCCGTGCCGGTCACCGTCCACTCCACGCATTCGGCCCACTCCTCGGCCGGCACTTACATGGTGGCGGGCTTCAACGAGTAG